Proteins encoded together in one Luteibaculum oceani window:
- a CDS encoding sulfotransferase family protein yields MSRKPDFLIVGMAKCGTSSLAQYLLQHPEIFICEKKEPRFITSVAGKFPKGGPKDDQVRAWYVETWDEYLKLFANAKAKRAGEASADTLYFYQDTIPIIKEFLGDPEIIIILRDPVKRAFSAYSHLVRDQREVLSFEAALDAEEERKKEGWELIYHYKSASKYYDCVKAFKENFTNVKVVLTDDLRKTPQDTTRSLFEFLGIQQNLDINTTVDYNVSGIPKNQLLHNSLQEETWLRKVVRPLARAIFPSKEARSSAVAWLSSKNIDKMTLPAYLKDDLYNYFKEDILKTEELTGLDLSTWKKFT; encoded by the coding sequence ATGTCTCGTAAACCCGATTTCCTAATTGTTGGAATGGCGAAATGTGGAACCTCCTCACTCGCTCAGTACCTACTACAACATCCCGAAATATTTATTTGCGAGAAAAAAGAACCCCGTTTTATAACCAGTGTAGCTGGAAAATTCCCTAAAGGCGGCCCCAAAGACGACCAGGTTAGAGCGTGGTACGTTGAAACTTGGGACGAATACCTTAAACTTTTTGCAAACGCCAAAGCTAAAAGAGCCGGTGAAGCTTCTGCCGACACCTTGTACTTTTATCAAGACACCATACCCATAATCAAAGAGTTTCTTGGAGATCCTGAAATAATTATTATTCTGAGAGATCCGGTTAAAAGAGCTTTCTCTGCCTACTCACATCTAGTGAGAGACCAAAGAGAGGTACTTAGCTTCGAGGCCGCATTAGATGCCGAAGAAGAAAGAAAAAAGGAGGGATGGGAGTTAATTTACCACTACAAATCTGCGAGCAAATACTACGATTGCGTTAAAGCGTTTAAAGAGAATTTCACCAATGTTAAGGTGGTTTTGACTGACGATCTGCGTAAAACTCCTCAAGATACTACCCGTAGCTTATTCGAATTTCTTGGCATCCAGCAAAATCTGGACATAAACACCACGGTAGACTACAATGTTTCTGGAATTCCAAAAAATCAACTACTACACAATAGCCTCCAAGAAGAAACCTGGTTGAGAAAAGTGGTACGCCCCTTGGCCAGAGCTATCTTCCCATCCAAGGAAGCAAGATCATCTGCAGTTGCATGGTTATCATCGAAAAACATAGACAAGATGACACTTCCTGCCTACCTAAAGGATGACTTATACAATTACTTTAAGGAAGACATTCTTAAAACCGAAGAACTAACCGGGCTCGACCTTTCGACTTGGAAAAAGTTTACCTAG
- a CDS encoding RrF2 family transcriptional regulator — protein sequence MLSKKTKYAFQALIYLNKNRDQSPILISTIASSTNISKKFLENILLDLKKAGILGSKMGKGGGYFLMKDPENIPMASVIRLFSGPIALVPCVSINYYERCSDCADEETCKLHDVMLDVRDQSLRILEGKTLADLC from the coding sequence GTGCTCTCTAAAAAAACTAAATACGCATTTCAAGCACTTATATATTTAAATAAGAATCGGGATCAAAGTCCGATTCTTATTTCTACTATCGCTTCTTCCACCAATATTTCTAAGAAGTTTCTAGAAAATATCCTACTTGACCTAAAAAAAGCAGGAATTCTAGGAAGTAAAATGGGAAAAGGAGGAGGATATTTTTTGATGAAAGACCCAGAAAATATCCCCATGGCCTCGGTAATCAGACTGTTTAGTGGCCCTATAGCGCTTGTCCCTTGCGTTAGTATTAATTACTATGAAAGGTGTTCGGATTGCGCAGACGAAGAAACTTGCAAGCTACACGATGTAATGCTAGATGTTAGAGACCAATCCCTAAGAATTTTGGAAGGTAAAACCCTAGCAGATCTTTGCTAA
- a CDS encoding response regulator yields the protein MNNLKKTLLVVEDEPMMRRLLLHIFSEKYNVVLKENGLEAIEWLKTGTSPSVIIADLNMPEIDGYEFMAEVRKYDYYNNVPLIVLSGEQGSDDRVKCLKRGADDFMTKPFNPEELEIRIEKLASLLGDKAGVSRMDGVKVMYKEA from the coding sequence ATGAATAATCTAAAGAAAACACTTCTAGTTGTAGAAGACGAGCCGATGATGAGGCGGCTACTACTTCACATATTCAGTGAAAAATATAATGTAGTACTTAAGGAGAATGGTTTAGAAGCGATTGAATGGCTTAAGACAGGAACCAGCCCTAGTGTTATAATTGCTGATCTCAACATGCCAGAAATAGATGGATATGAGTTTATGGCAGAAGTAAGAAAATACGACTACTATAATAATGTACCATTAATTGTACTTTCTGGTGAACAGGGATCTGATGATAGGGTAAAATGTTTAAAACGAGGTGCCGACGACTTTATGACAAAACCATTTAATCCAGAAGAACTTGAAATTAGAATAGAGAAACTTGCATCACTTCTAGGTGATAAAGCAGGCGTTTCTAGAATGGACGGTGTTAAAGTTATGTACAAAGAAGCCTAG
- the thiS gene encoding sulfur carrier protein ThiS has protein sequence MQVYYNGEAVDLNSATKVSDFLALQSIAPNGVAVAINNKVIPKTNWSKTELKDQDKILVITAAQGG, from the coding sequence ATGCAGGTATATTATAATGGGGAGGCCGTTGATTTAAATTCAGCTACCAAAGTTTCCGATTTTCTTGCTTTACAATCCATCGCCCCCAATGGGGTTGCAGTTGCGATAAATAATAAGGTAATTCCAAAAACCAATTGGTCTAAAACCGAGTTAAAAGACCAAGATAAAATTCTAGTAATCACTGCCGCTCAGGGCGGATAA
- the thiC gene encoding phosphomethylpyrimidine synthase ThiC: protein MAKTEQIPNSEKITRVPFPASKKVYVPGEIHDIKVAMREITLNDTRLKFNPSAGVEKNAPVTVYDTSGPYTDPNIEIDVRKGLPKLRAQWIKDRNDTEELEGITSSYGKERLADSSLDHLRFEYLSKPIKAKAGKNVSQMHYAKQGIITPEMEYIAIRENQKIDLQNEWAKQHPGESFGANIQKSHITPEFVRKEVAEGRAIIPCNINHPETEPMIIGRNFLVKINANIGNSAVTSSIEEEVEKAVWACRWGADTIMDLSTGKNIHETREWILRNSPVPIGTVPIYQALEKVNGKAEDLTWEIFRDTLIEQAEQGVDYFTIHAGVRLKYIPLTAKRVTGIVSRGGSIMAKWCLAHHKENFLYTHFEEICEIMKAYDVAFSLGDGLRPGSIADANDAAQFAELETLGELTKIAWKHDVQTMIEGPGHVPMHMIKENMDKQLKECDEAPFYTLGPLTTDIAPGYDHITSGIGAAMIGWFGCAMLCYVTPKEHLGLPNKKDVKDGVITYKIAAHAADLAKGHPGAQYRDNALSKARFEFRWEDQFNLALDPDTAREFHDETLPAEGAKVAHFCSMCGPNFCSMKITQDVREFAATENVDESEALRKGMEEKSKEFREKGANIYLEQ from the coding sequence ATGGCTAAAACCGAACAAATTCCAAATTCAGAAAAAATTACCAGGGTTCCTTTTCCTGCCTCTAAAAAGGTATATGTGCCCGGTGAAATTCACGATATTAAAGTAGCGATGAGGGAAATTACCCTTAACGATACCCGCTTGAAATTTAACCCTTCGGCTGGCGTTGAGAAAAATGCTCCCGTTACGGTTTATGATACGAGCGGCCCGTACACCGATCCTAATATAGAAATCGATGTAAGAAAAGGGCTTCCTAAATTAAGAGCGCAGTGGATTAAAGATAGAAACGATACCGAAGAGTTAGAGGGTATCACTTCTTCTTATGGAAAGGAGAGATTGGCAGATTCAAGTTTAGACCACCTACGTTTCGAATATCTAAGTAAGCCAATAAAGGCAAAAGCTGGTAAAAACGTTAGCCAGATGCACTACGCCAAACAAGGGATTATTACCCCCGAAATGGAGTACATAGCCATTAGAGAGAATCAAAAAATTGATTTACAGAATGAATGGGCTAAGCAGCATCCAGGCGAATCTTTTGGTGCAAACATTCAGAAATCTCATATCACACCAGAATTCGTAAGAAAAGAGGTGGCCGAGGGAAGAGCTATCATTCCATGTAATATTAATCACCCAGAAACGGAACCAATGATTATTGGTAGAAACTTTTTGGTGAAGATAAACGCTAACATTGGTAACTCTGCTGTAACATCCTCCATAGAGGAAGAGGTAGAAAAAGCAGTATGGGCATGTCGCTGGGGAGCAGATACTATAATGGATCTTTCCACCGGGAAAAATATACACGAAACCAGAGAGTGGATCCTCAGAAACTCACCCGTTCCAATAGGTACTGTGCCTATTTATCAGGCTTTAGAAAAGGTTAATGGTAAGGCAGAAGACCTAACCTGGGAAATATTCAGAGATACGCTGATAGAGCAGGCTGAGCAGGGTGTGGATTACTTTACTATCCACGCTGGGGTGAGGTTAAAGTATATCCCTTTAACGGCAAAAAGAGTTACAGGTATCGTATCTAGAGGAGGTTCCATTATGGCAAAATGGTGTTTAGCGCATCACAAAGAAAACTTCCTGTATACGCACTTTGAGGAAATTTGCGAAATAATGAAGGCTTACGATGTAGCCTTTTCTCTTGGGGATGGTTTACGTCCCGGAAGTATTGCAGATGCGAACGATGCCGCGCAATTTGCTGAACTAGAAACACTAGGTGAGCTAACAAAAATAGCTTGGAAACACGATGTGCAAACCATGATAGAAGGGCCTGGTCACGTGCCAATGCATATGATTAAGGAAAACATGGATAAGCAGCTTAAGGAATGTGATGAGGCTCCGTTCTACACATTAGGGCCGCTTACTACCGATATCGCTCCAGGTTACGATCACATTACCTCGGGAATTGGTGCGGCAATGATAGGTTGGTTCGGATGTGCTATGCTTTGCTATGTTACACCAAAAGAACACCTTGGACTTCCTAATAAAAAGGATGTAAAGGATGGGGTTATTACCTACAAAATTGCGGCCCATGCAGCTGATTTGGCTAAAGGGCATCCAGGAGCACAGTACCGAGATAATGCACTAAGTAAGGCGAGATTCGAGTTTAGATGGGAAGACCAGTTTAACCTGGCTCTAGATCCTGATACGGCAAGAGAGTTTCACGATGAAACGCTTCCTGCTGAAGGTGCAAAAGTGGCGCACTTCTGTAGCATGTGTGGACCGAATTTCTGTTCTATGAAAATTACCCAAGATGTTCGCGAGTTTGCAGCTACGGAAAATGTAGATGAGAGCGAAGCCCTAAGAAAAGGGATGGAAGAGAAGTCGAAAGAGTTTAGAGAAAAAGGAGCAAATATTTACCTGGAACAATAA
- a CDS encoding beta/alpha barrel domain-containing protein, whose translation MVIVISNETEVDDEMTTVNQLFEGGLDRFHYRRSAFNSERFKLFLKGVKPEYHKKISVHLGSFCYDIPPGVGVHYKGDYAGDRFVDRIQSASIHSVQELNTPERRGESYFLVAPVFPSISKVGYGLNETVKGDFEGKRFDNKNLIALGGIDATTVQNLGAVWSGIALKGSIWKATNPSDRITLFKKIKQKWEQNRH comes from the coding sequence ATGGTAATCGTCATTTCGAATGAAACCGAGGTTGATGACGAAATGACTACCGTAAATCAACTTTTTGAGGGGGGCTTAGACCGGTTTCATTATCGCCGGTCTGCCTTCAACTCAGAGCGTTTTAAATTGTTCCTGAAAGGAGTAAAACCAGAGTACCACAAAAAGATTAGTGTCCATCTAGGTTCTTTTTGTTATGATATCCCCCCGGGTGTGGGTGTTCATTATAAAGGAGATTATGCTGGAGATCGGTTTGTTGATAGAATACAAAGTGCTTCAATTCATTCGGTTCAAGAATTGAATACTCCTGAAAGGAGGGGAGAAAGTTACTTTTTGGTGGCGCCAGTTTTCCCAAGTATATCCAAGGTAGGATATGGACTTAATGAAACGGTGAAAGGCGATTTTGAGGGTAAACGCTTTGATAATAAAAATTTGATTGCACTTGGTGGTATTGATGCGACTACGGTTCAGAATCTTGGAGCGGTATGGAGTGGAATCGCACTGAAAGGAAGCATTTGGAAAGCAACAAATCCTAGCGATAGGATCACTTTGTTTAAGAAAATAAAGCAAAAATGGGAGCAAAATCGGCATTAG
- a CDS encoding bifunctional hydroxymethylpyrimidine kinase/phosphomethylpyrimidine kinase, protein MGAKSALVIAGFDPSGGAGLLSDVAIFAGKSIDVKSCVTCNTSQNFTKCYWVEQLPEKQILNQLNHLLEDFRFDGVKIGAFPNLNCLKTCLDSIKEKQPGIPIVWDPVIKASKGASFVGDINKEVLIDILGKIDLITPNRREYNTLKGVLGMELSELTNTLVTGFMVTDTHITDALLSKKEVLEFTKNMVPGKDIHGSGCKYSALITAHLILGNDLVNSISESSQEMYNLYQTIPC, encoded by the coding sequence ATGGGAGCAAAATCGGCATTAGTTATAGCAGGATTCGACCCCTCTGGAGGGGCAGGCTTGTTAAGTGATGTGGCAATTTTTGCAGGAAAATCCATTGATGTAAAGTCTTGTGTTACTTGCAACACCTCCCAAAATTTCACCAAGTGTTATTGGGTAGAACAGCTGCCTGAAAAGCAAATTTTAAACCAGCTAAACCACCTATTGGAGGACTTTCGCTTTGATGGAGTTAAAATTGGAGCCTTTCCGAATCTTAATTGTCTAAAAACTTGTTTGGATAGCATTAAAGAAAAGCAGCCCGGTATCCCAATTGTATGGGATCCGGTGATTAAAGCATCAAAAGGAGCCTCATTTGTTGGAGATATTAATAAAGAGGTCTTAATCGATATTCTGGGTAAAATAGACTTGATAACACCTAACCGGAGGGAGTATAACACCCTTAAGGGAGTTTTGGGAATGGAATTGTCGGAGCTTACCAACACATTAGTAACCGGTTTTATGGTTACTGATACTCATATCACCGATGCACTTTTAAGTAAAAAAGAAGTATTGGAATTCACCAAAAATATGGTGCCAGGAAAAGATATTCATGGTTCTGGCTGTAAGTACAGTGCGCTCATTACGGCCCACCTGATCTTGGGAAATGATTTGGTGAATAGCATTTCGGAATCCAGCCAAGAAATGTATAACCTATACCAAACCATTCCATGTTAG